A part of Mycolicibacterium sp. TUM20985 genomic DNA contains:
- a CDS encoding FKBP-type peptidyl-prolyl cis-trans isomerase, whose product MNSSRRSTSVAFVACAAPLVIMLAACGSDADAEPATAGSSSTVAAPGPAPAADATCPTAAPVAGGQPEWTLAGTTGTLAVTGSTDAAAPEVKVEGPFSVAETQVHTLQAGNGPVVTDTAVVNVCYMGVNGRDGAVFDSSYQRGEPAEFPLDGVVPGFQKAIAGQNVGSTVAVAMAPADGYPEGQPAAGIQKGDSLVFAIKILGVTG is encoded by the coding sequence GTGAATTCATCTCGCAGGTCCACCTCCGTTGCGTTCGTGGCATGTGCCGCACCGCTGGTCATCATGCTCGCCGCGTGCGGCTCCGACGCGGACGCCGAACCGGCCACGGCCGGCAGCTCGTCCACCGTCGCGGCACCAGGCCCCGCGCCCGCGGCCGACGCCACGTGTCCGACGGCTGCGCCCGTGGCAGGTGGCCAACCCGAGTGGACGTTAGCCGGGACGACCGGGACCCTTGCGGTGACCGGATCGACCGACGCCGCAGCGCCGGAGGTCAAGGTCGAGGGACCGTTCAGCGTGGCCGAGACCCAGGTCCACACCCTGCAGGCCGGTAACGGCCCGGTCGTCACGGACACCGCGGTGGTCAACGTCTGCTACATGGGTGTCAACGGACGCGACGGCGCCGTGTTCGACAGCAGCTACCAACGCGGTGAGCCCGCGGAGTTCCCGCTCGACGGGGTCGTGCCGGGCTTCCAGAAGGCGATCGCCGGGCAGAACGTCGGATCGACCGTCGCGGTCGCGATGGCCCCCGCCGACGGCTACCCCGAGGGTCAGCCCGCAGCAGGCATCCAAAAGGGCGACTCGCTAGTCTTCGCGATCAAGATCCTGGGCGTCACCGGCTGA
- a CDS encoding ATP-grasp fold amidoligase family protein — MTFREKVRYKMLRDRRQLVVTFADKAGVRDYVSNTVGAQYLPHAYSITAKPGSLRETTLPDAYVVKPTHGSGAAIVVSERAPRDARLPTEPGSWVYRHVLPEHASRDDVIRIAEGWLAQLYGQGPNREWVYGQVPRQVIVEEMLAGADGEIPDDYKLFVFHGRCCFVEVDGGRFGRRTQDFFHPDWEHLPLSGGSPWADPRPPRPACLDEMIGLAERLGADTDFVRVDLYDVDGRVVFGELTSFPAGGDSPFDPERFDEEFGRPWTVPRRYQ; from the coding sequence GTGACCTTTCGCGAGAAGGTGCGCTACAAGATGTTGCGTGATCGTCGACAGCTCGTCGTCACCTTCGCCGACAAGGCGGGGGTGCGTGATTACGTATCGAACACCGTTGGCGCTCAATATCTTCCGCACGCGTACTCCATCACCGCGAAACCCGGATCGCTGCGCGAGACGACACTGCCCGACGCCTACGTGGTCAAGCCGACGCATGGCAGCGGCGCGGCCATCGTCGTCTCCGAACGCGCACCGCGGGACGCGCGCCTGCCGACCGAGCCGGGGAGTTGGGTGTACCGACACGTCTTGCCCGAGCACGCGTCCCGGGACGACGTCATCCGCATCGCCGAAGGCTGGTTGGCGCAGCTCTACGGGCAGGGCCCGAACCGGGAGTGGGTGTACGGCCAGGTGCCTCGGCAAGTGATCGTCGAGGAGATGCTCGCCGGGGCGGACGGCGAGATACCGGACGACTACAAGCTCTTCGTGTTTCACGGCCGCTGCTGCTTCGTCGAGGTCGACGGCGGGCGGTTCGGTCGTCGGACGCAGGACTTCTTCCACCCCGATTGGGAGCACCTCCCGCTCAGCGGCGGTTCGCCGTGGGCCGATCCGCGGCCCCCCAGGCCGGCCTGCCTCGACGAGATGATCGGTCTGGCCGAACGGCTCGGCGCCGACACCGACTTCGTACGGGTCGATCTCTACGACGTCGATGGACGCGTGGTGTTCGGTGAGTTGACGAGCTTTCCCGCCGGGGGCGACAGCCCGTTCGATCCCGAACG
- a CDS encoding YdeI/OmpD-associated family protein: MTDDRVPGGVVHDLPDDLHGALIANDTALDAWKDITPLARNEFICWVEDAKQAKTRERRIRRTQEELEEGKRRPCCWPGCKHR, translated from the coding sequence ATGACCGATGACCGCGTGCCCGGCGGCGTCGTGCACGACTTGCCCGACGACCTCCACGGCGCATTGATCGCCAACGACACCGCACTCGACGCGTGGAAGGACATCACACCCCTGGCGCGCAATGAGTTCATCTGCTGGGTCGAGGACGCCAAGCAGGCGAAGACCAGGGAACGCCGGATCCGTCGGACCCAGGAGGAATTAGAGGAAGGCAAGCGCCGGCCGTGCTGTTGGCCGGGGTGCAAGCACCGCTAG